From the Astyanax mexicanus isolate ESR-SI-001 chromosome 12, AstMex3_surface, whole genome shotgun sequence genome, the window CTGGTTTCCTGTTGGAGTACCCATACAGGCACCACATGACTATATTATCTGAGAAAgttccaaatatgggcataaccAGCTATTATTTTGGTATCACCTACAAAATGACGCTACGGACCACTCAAGTCATAGCTGAGCTTGTGTGACGGTCAGCTGCTGCTTGAGtcatgtacagtgtgtacagtaatGTACTTTAGAGGTGTTTGAGAAACATGACCTTTGTTAACATTGGTGCTGATGTGTGATAGGGGCTCTGATATAAAGCAGCAGCTCAGGCAGCGGCGTTGCGACTGAGCAGCGGACGATACGGAGACGCCATGCTGAAGGTTCTGGTACTGATCTCTCTGTGCCTGGCGGCCACGGCCCTGCCTACCCGTCCTGACTCTCCTGAAATTCATGATTCTCCTGATCCTCCACCTGTTCCAAACAATGACGGCATCATCATCAACCTGGTAAGAGTCTGAAATACCATAGAAATCAGGGTAACTGAATATCAGTTATCAGTTGTTTATGTGTATGTGGATGTGTTAGACGGTTATTGAAGATGCACAAGAGTGAGAtggtttgttacattgtattaaatttgcaagataaatggaccaatagaaatgcatctaaattatttttttgtctgtcactgaaacagaacaaaataaaacatttgaccGGAGGTTTAAAATAGAACACAGTTTTTTACAGGTTTACATACATTTTGCCACTGATTTCAATTATTAATAACATgacaatattatttaaataaccttaaataactattacttttttgtttgctcttaaaaaaaaaaacaaaaaaaaaaacaataccaaaacttaaaaagtgcttttaatatAGCAGACAGTTGCGATTTGATCCTAGTATCAAAAGTGCaactttataaattatttactcCTTTCACTTCAATTTGTCTGAAAGCCCAAAGTGCTTGTTTGGCCAATTATGaccattatcttttttttttactcattttttttttttataatttttttatattttttatatttttttttataataaaattaaatattttctacAAGTGTTCCATTTTGAGACAAAAGGTGCCTGACATCATTGATATGCAAGCATAAAAAAACTTCTcagatttaatatatattttttagagtgtaaagcaggggtcggcaattaatttTGGCCACAGGCCAGATATTTGTCAAGCCATAACGTTGCggaccacaaaaaaataaatctgttttggaaactgtaagtgtaataggatggagtgctacagactagtagcactccatcccaagTGTTTCACTCCTGATAATTAAATCCATTCCAAGTACCCTTGTTTGGCGTCCTTCTAATTTATAATCCTTGGGATAACAAGTCTTGGTAACCCCTTTCAATTTAAAAagcgcttttattgtggtaatttcctcCTTTGCAGCGGCctcacaggtttaactgtgctataagCGTGGATGATGTATCCATGTACTTTGGtttgcagacacatcacaatatgtagatcagtcaatcaataatcccTTCCgctctgcccctaaacccatacatcacccagtgcccctcccaaactacccctgcaattttttgcctttttcataTTTGAAAAGTAATGTCTACTTTTTATCAATTATCAATTTTTCAATTTCAATGTTGTAAAAAGATCTGTTTCTTTCTCTAAATCCCTTTTTTTTCACAGAAAAATGGAGAGCTGTGTCTGTTCAGTGTGCAGTGTAAGAGCTCCTGCTGCCATCGCCCCTCTGGTCTTAGCCTGGCTCGCTGTGCCCCACGTGCTGCAGAGCGGGAGGCCTGTTCCAAATCGGTACAGACTACCttcaccattatcaccatcaccactatgcatatacatactgtatactgtCGTGCCGTATGTGACGACTCTTAGGCCACCCTTAAAGGGTagcctgggctagctaaaatgagctctttaaattatctagtcatgcataaATGTAAAAAGTTCTAAGTTCAAAAGTAGGAAGATAAAAATaacagacgagtgccttgagTTAATGAAAGGAGAAGACGAAGCTCTTCGAAGTTCTAAGATGGtcttttattgtcttgaagtcagccaggttCGATCAGAAGGATTCAGTCTTCTGAATACATAGAGAAATTCTCACATTTTTATACAGcatttgggtgaacaaaggtgggggccTTAGGCTCCACCTTTTACTGTTGTATAACCATTTTCCAGTTGAACATAATTGTTCCCATATATGATCATTTTTAGGGAGGTTTTTTCCAGTCAAGGCCATGGCATTATGCCAATATTCCCTTAATTGGGTCTAATTGTAACCAAACCAACATGGTATGGGTTTTTTAAAAAATGACCTTCACGAGCACATACTTTCCCAAGAGAGCTAACGTCTAGGTGGACATCTGGTCTTCGTCCAACGAATTTAGAGATACGCTCCCTAGCCACCATATAGCATCTTCTGGGAACTCGGCCAAGGTATGGCCTGTTTATCTTATGTAGCTGTCTCCCCCGAGACATGCCTGTTACAGGCCCAGACAGATGCTGAGCGGACTTAATGAACTTGCTCATATAAGGCCAAGTGTTGCTTTAGTATGAAGACTGACGCATATCGATTTCCAATATCCTAATTTAGGCCCCACAatacgcacacacacttacaaaaaacacacacagtgatatgAGCATAGTAATATGAATGATTGGCATTTCTAAGTGTGAGGAATgttagtgggtgccagatggatggaacgGAAGGATGGAACTTTTTTGGAAGTTTGAATTTTGAAGTGTAGGTGTTTACCATTCCACGATCCACAGTATCACATgcactacagcaggggtgtccaaactacttttcttttttggagcggcccgcaaggaaTTTtacaaatagaatgaaagttggcccgctgttactcaggtttttataatgtgagattcaaagttttaacgcttggtgtcagaaacgggccaaagagtctaaaagcggagagagtgctcagttgtagcgcagaaaaacgtgccaaagagtctaaaagcggagagtgctcagttgtagcgcagaaaaacgggccaaagagtctaaaagcggagagagtgctcagttgtagtgcagaaaaacgtgccaaagagtctaaaagcggagagtgctcagttgtagcgcagaaaaacgggccaaagagtctaaaagcggagagagtgctcagttgtagcgcagaaaaacgggccaaagagtctaaaagtggagagagtgctcagttgtagcgcagaaaaacgggccaaagagtctaaaagtggagagagtgcgcagttttagcgcagaaaatcgggccaaagagtctaaaagttgccgtaattaaggagtttaatattaagagacatcatgaaataaaacatcaatttgaaaaatcttagtttacacaacactgtcaaagatacataaagatagtaagtcaagtaaaatggtgtgtaaatgaaagtaatcaggaaaatgtattatttaaagtggtatatttcattagttattttattacagagtgtgttccgtgactttaaatatatttctccttctggcccccaacaaaaaatgtttggacacccctgcactacagTGTCTAATGTGGGTGGTAATTAATGCCTACTGATGatcgtgactggtggtgtctggttaGAAGTGTCCATGTGAATAGTTAAGCGATTTTGGcataaattacgtccatattcaaTGCAAAGGAAGACCCCCAGCAAGCATAACCTACAGGCCAGTGCAGTATTCTCTTCTATGGGGCATGTCCCATGTTCCATGTTTTTGTCATCTCTGTGTGTAGTTTTAGTCAGTACTGCTCAGTTCAGAGCTGTAATAAGATAGGTATTTGAATGCTCTTGTCTGTTTcaaagtaacattttaaaaagtaaagttaTTTTTAATAGGTATATAAATTCcttttacatttaatataaactGTATTGTGCCAAATTGCTATTTGGCAGCGTATAGTCTAAGCACATTCCCAGGGTACGTGTGAATTTCCCCTACTTGGATCTGTCTAATGCAAATCAAGGTCATCTtatcagaacagaacagaaacagaGTTAAAGCTGATATAAACTGATATGAGTTGTTTAAAAGTTTAATCAAGGGTGCTGGCAAATGACAGGTTCTGGGTTTTGGCGCTGGTTCAGAGTTTGGTGTGAAATGACTGTTTAGATTGCCAACGTTTATTCTGCAGATCTGCCATCCAGTAGGTTTCACCTCTTACCCAGAATCCTCATTCAGTTAATGGACTCAAGCAAGGGGCAGGGGGGGCAACCACCCCTCCTAACAGTTTTTGGTTAGCAGAATGTTTTCTGAGCATAGCGTTGCTTCAATATCACTTCTGTCAGTGCTTTAATttgtagttttgggaatgttacttttaactttCCATAATGTTAGTTAAGGTCTATCTGAAAACGTTATGGGAAAaatgtattgtaaagtgttactgaaattTCTAAGTAGGTTATTTATACTactatatttttcagactataaggcgcaccggattataagatgcactatcaatgaatgtctattttttagtctatttttatacataaggtgcactagagTATAtggcacattaagcgacactagtaataatgtctacatcgaagtgagcaagggtgttggcatgtttcccttctaatgtaaaaaaaaaaaaaattaaaatgtataattaaaaatatatatatatatatatattttcttttaaagtcaattgagtgctggatgttaatctattcagtttatttacagtttatttaaactgtttatttaggtgactAATGTGCTtccatttaattacagtaagcttagatttccaacattttgtctaagggtgagttttcagtgaagtttctccagcactaaggctgggtgcagcagcataagcattaggtgctaaccgcagcactagcaggGCATAAATGCTGCCTGGTAGAGCTAgaccgaggaaccctgagtgttccggcaacccagggctctatcagctagcggttcgtcccatgtagcttgctttaacagggcaaacactcagactacagtccaatatactcccctctgagtGACGAACAAGCTAGtgcagcagttagcagctaatgctaatgctgctgctcccagccttagtgctggaggaacttcactgaaaactcacccatataatgctgtacttcagcagagtggcttaactgctccttgatactgactggtagaatttatacataaggcacactgtcgatttttggacaaattaaattaaaataaaaattttacgtgcgccttatagtctgaaaaatacagtactatcACTGGTTCACATGTTACACTAAGGATTtagaaaaagtaaattaaatgtctGCAACTAAACTGGAATGTCCCATCTTTCTGGTACCTACAATACAGTTGTGTTAGTTCTTAAACTAGTCCCTGAATTCACATTTCATGGTTGATCAgtgtacatactgctatcccaggacttttggcatgtcattctATAACCATGGTATTTGTAGCAGCTTCAGTTTTAAAGATGCTAAATGTTTAGCGGCTAAGTGATTCTTCTGTACACTCTCCACACAGACCCTGTACGGTACATATTACATTTGCACCTGTGAGAACGGACTGAAGTGTGAAGGCAGCTGGTCCATCGGAGGATCCATCGCTAACACTAACTTCGGAACCTGTGTGGACCCCAACGCtcccaaataaaacatttaccaaCAGAATGTGAAAGATCATTAGTGCCCTGAATGCCATGATTATAAAATCATTCTCATATGCAATAGGCAGTACAACAGGAATAATTATCCAAATGCATAAACTAGTAAGGTATTGTGAATTAGTTTAATACCCAGTAGCCAATATCCAAAATGATATAACCTTAATATTTTCTGTGCTGctttaataaaagcttttttaataAAGTACCTTATTTTAAAATTTCCTAGATTACCGTACAGCATTCTCAAAGCATGTTGTGTTTTCAACTTCAAGTGTACTGAAATCTATGCAGTCAAAACTCTCATTATGTTAATATAAAATGTGTATCTATGCATTTTCTCACTGAACAAGGACCACAGGATTTTACTCACCCAATAAAATCATCTTCAAGCATAAGCAGTAAGAGTTTATTGTGAAAATaaaattttgcagaatttgtggcATGGTACACACTCAGCCTCTAGATGGCAGTGTTGCTCATACATTGATATCACAGTGTGAAATAATTAAGAAACCAGTTTCCAAGTTTATTGGTTTCCCACCCTGTCACACACaaccatatttaaatattttcgtTTTTGTGACATTTTAGTATTTGTGATGATGTTTAatcaattaatgtatttattatttatttatttattatttataaaaaaaaatattatgtattatttattgctgGTATAAGCTGAATAAGGATGAAATCTCAATTGTGGTGAGGAATAcataaacaaaaaactaaaatgtcCCTATTtaaaacttcatttttttttgtatacttaCTTAAGATTTATTAGGGGTCTTTATGTTTAatttctgtgaaattaaattgtacTAGTATATTTTCATCAAATCATACAGATGAATTagatatataaacatacagtatatggacTTTTCAGTTACAGTTACAAGATTTAAACCCTTGTTCGTCACATTCACAATCAAACGCTCATTATGTTAATACAAAAAGGACTCACCTTTATTCATCAACAGCAATGAAGCTTCACATACTTCCTCAGCCTTTGACCTAgttgctagtcagctgtatatcctccatcactagtgatgcctcctccgacgtgtgaagtcagccacattAGTTCGGAGGATAGTGCAGCCACCGACTCTTTTTGAACTACTGTCAATGTAGGATTGTCGAGTATAAAGGGGCCTCAGAGGAAAGcgccctaggagtgataaggggaaagaacgccaactacccacccagagagatcaagaccaattgtgctctctaaggGCACTCAAATCAGTGATCTCTCTATCATAGTGTCAGCGACTTAGTCTGGAGAACCACTTGGCAAATCTTCAAATCCACAGTTTTACTGAACTGCACTCTTGACTGCTTGTCGTATTGTTTAATCCCACGCTCCTcctattcactcccattcatttctACATACGTAAGGACAACATTTGTCCTAAATTCCAAAAAAtgattgtaatttagagcatttatttgcaaaaaatgagaaattagttcagaaatcaatatttggtggaataaccctggtttttaatcacagttttcatgcatcttggcatgttctcctccaccagtcttacacactgcttttggataactttatgctgctttactcctggtgcaaaaattcaagcagttcagtttggtggtttgatggcttgtgatcatccatcttccccttgatgatattccagaggttttcaatttggtaaaatcaaagaaactcatcatttttaaggggtcttttatttctcttttttccagagctatacattACAAAGAGAACTATTTACATCGAACTTAGATTTCAGTTAAatttaatagatatttagctGAACTCCAGTTGAATGTTAGGTAAGCATCTCCAACGAACTGTCAAATTAAAGTAATTCCAGCCTTTTTTCTGCACTTAAATGAACCCTCTAAAGCCTATATTGTTCTAACCTTTACCCTCCTTAGCTCAACAGTACATGTTTTCACAGACAATATCACCCTTAAAACAAACGGAAATGGGGGCACCCAAACTAGGGCGGGAGGAAAGCTGGCATCTAACAGTCAGTGAACAGTGGCACctgtttcatttatttgtttatatgtgAGCTCCATGTTCTTCCTGATTTGAGATTTTTATGATTAGGAAGTTTGTTTTGGATTAGACACAGACACGGTGGTCCTACACCATCACAGAGACTGCATTTCTTCAATGGAAAACAGGTGGATCCAGATACGCAGCTAAAAATAGATCAGGTCTGTGTTAAAGGGAAGAACCCAGCAGGTATTGGTGCTTAGTCTGTGTGACTGAAGATCTGACAGCACCATGTTGAAGGCTGTGTTGGTGATTACTCTGTTGGTGGTGGCTGTGGCTCTGGATGAGACTCCTGAGTCTCCTGAAACTGGGGGCATCATCATCAACCTGGTAAGAACTATCATCACCCTGGGAAAGAACCAATCACTGCACACAAACAGAATTATTTTTGCAGGAAGCAAAATGCCTGAAAATGCCTTAAGCACGGTTACAAATGCAACATTTTCAGTGCTCAGCCAACAATCGCCCGTACAGTTTATGAAGCGTTGTACGATCAATGACTAGATGCATTTTTGGCTGAACATGGTAAATATTGTGAACACAATTTAGCTTGCAATTTGGCTATTATTGcaaatttataatttttaaggGGGGAACTGTACACCTGAAAGGAGGCTCGAGTCCACTGTTATGCTGGTTAAGATACTATTGGACATGGAGGTCCCATGATTGCTCAATAAGCAATACATCTGGTGACCAGACAGACCATCCGATCTTAAGTAGGGCTTGAATTTGACCCTAAAGATGATATAGTTCCAGTTTGAAGCAGTCCAGGATTCTCCTTAAAGACACCACTACAAAAGAAGTCAATGGTGTCAGCCCATATGATGGCAAGTTGTCAAAATGATGGACCACAATAGATGGAGGGCAATTTGTCAAAAATGACATCCTGCTTCTCTCACTCCAATGATAGTCTAGGCAAACACTCTTTGAGTGCATAGTAGAGCCATGTTTAGCTGTCAAATGGTCTCTCACCATGAGGAACACTACCCAAGTTGAGTTTTGTACCAATATGTGGCTCGTTATTTGTTTGGCAAAGATTGAGATGTTAGAATGCATGAAAACATTGGTGAAAGACAGTGATGTGATGGTGTGTTTTATGTGCTATGAAAGTATTCACCATGTTCTTGCCCTAATAGCCGTAACAGGTGATTCTATGATCCCATTTCTGtgcctacactgaaaaaatgatgagtaaaatttactttaaaaaagttttgcaactttctgcattagtgaatttaatttcagatagatgtaagtaacttcaactcggtgttaagacttaaatgttacatagagtaaataagtgaactgaactttagtcaatcctttttgtaaactttacttcatttatttttactgaatcaatcctatcttttagtaaactttacttaatttatttttgagattatgtaaatatttgaatttaactaaaattatatataataatattttataaattaagtaattgtaattaggtaatattgtatgcagaaattaagtaaagtttactaaaagaaaggattgattcagcaaaaataaattagtaaagtttactaaaataaaggattgactgaagttcagttcacttatttactctgtgtaacatttaagtcttgagaccgagttgaagttacttaaatttatttgaaattaaatttacttaaaaaaaagtaaatgcaggaAAATAgtcaattttactcatcattttttcagtgtattttttttttttatctttttgtgctCTAATTGCGTATCTGTTGTACAGAACAATGGTGAGTTGTGTGCGATCAGTGGTCAGTGTAAGAGCTCCTGTTGCCATCGCCCGGACCCCCTCGGCCTGGCCCGCTGTGCCCCCCGTGCTGCAGAGCGAGAAGTGTGTTCCAAGAAGGTACGAACAGtgtaactaccaccaccatgctttaaacACTCTCACAACCACTCACACAGTAAAACACTGCGCAGTACAAGAGATCCACAGGGTTCATCCTCAATCCAGCTGAGGCTGAATCTGAGAGAAGGATATAGAAGTGTTCTGGCTTTATATACAGACTGTGGAACGGTATGCATGTCTCTATATATTCAATATAATTCAGATTTAATCAACAGTAGCTGCAGGGGAAGCCTGCTTGTCACGCTCTTAAACACACAAGGGTGCTTGCGAAGGTTCTTTGAGCAATCTCATAGAGGAACCacttgaaacacttttgtttccATAAAGACGCATCTTGTTAGAGGACTTTTACATCAACcctagcttaaaaaaaaaagtagattaaagtatactaagcattattataaagtgtataataaagtgtattacttgtagccacatttttaatcagtaccgtatttttcggactataaggcgcacttaaaaacttttaattttcacaaaaattgacagtgcgtcttataatacggtgcgccttttgtatggattttactcgtcaggttgtaaggagcagtaaacacacactccgtgcagcgttatagagagtttcagtgctatacagagtccagagccgtgcagctccgaggctgagcagcaatagcattagctagatgctaaccgctaagctagctagcttattcactgagatcagtattatctaaattttactcgtcaggttgtaaggagcagtaaaccatacctgtcaagtctcccgttttggccgggaacctaccgtattttactcctctttcccgccgtcctcccgtattagtattttcccgtaaatttcccgtattatattaaaataatatatatatatatatttattattgaggagacagggcactgaccgctctgtgtctcttaaccaatcgtggagccggttcaaggagaaagtcccgcctttcaggagaaacagccaatcagcttgcaaaggagggccAGTGTGGGGAAGCCACCCGTCgcggtgagttcaggcagctcgtcggagcagctgatgttaaaacagatctggatatacagcgatttttctaaaagaaatgtaacggtaggctaatggaaactatgatgagatttttctgatagctgcttaaaaatactcatctccgaaataaaacacacagattaaaccttttaaaactataaaaataaagtttgtgactcagtttaactagaaatttgtagaggaccgaaatgaactgaactgatcaggagtgatcaaaagaaagaagtattaattaaaaattattaattgtataggcccattaggactaatttttactgatggaatatatctggtccttgtccttttagtaaagctcatgatactattttttaggtcacctacagttagtgctggacgatatggccaaaatttatatcacgatatattccttaaatttcggtcaatacgatataatttcgatatcgatataaat encodes:
- the LOC103021978 gene encoding colipase, with amino-acid sequence MLKVLVLISLCLAATALPTRPDSPEIHDSPDPPPVPNNDGIIINLKNGELCLFSVQCKSSCCHRPSGLSLARCAPRAAEREACSKSTLYGTYYICTCENGLKCEGSWSIGGSIANTNFGTCVDPNAPK
- the LOC103037412 gene encoding colipase, which produces MLKAVLVITLLVVAVALDETPESPETGGIIINLNNGELCAISGQCKSSCCHRPDPLGLARCAPRAAEREVCSKKSLYETYYFCTCEDGLRCEGDWSIGGSIVNTNFGICEDPRAPKQPGLPPHNT